Proteins encoded together in one Sulfurihydrogenibium sp. window:
- a CDS encoding tetratricopeptide repeat protein gives MTFNKVKFIALMVIGILLLSSFSYASEEFYTVQVGSFIDFENAQKQVEALKQNLDKDKHKSIRIVKYEKFYRVRVGKFKDILDAKIFYQTISSLFPNAIILKDSITNEDVVVKHDQEGSYPSEVNKELPKQIKIGKVYDEELLKLLLITFLGNQDLENAYIVAKKGAELFPNNPYWLKSLGQVAIWTKRPAEGIEAYLKLYQITKNENTKRELFNLALATNRFDIATNLVEKDALSGKFNDLKTLLYIYQQAGEVKKLTEILETMYEKDKNIDILRNLTMILYNYGDLDKASKYGEILYNRQDKNYRDVLLYSNILYAKKDLKKSLEVLKSYLPNITVSKDIEEDRLEYLYTLSDLAWALRNFDTSINIAAQLDKIGKGRLAEYIRLYTYFYYKKEYKLSADYALKGYEKYKDSYLLSGYIESLYLTNDYQKIVEFIESNKIDYNSSALILSRYISSLLKLNQTQKALNIAKNVLDKKFDSQIISELIFASIESSNQNLAKYIANNYKKYETLVPKSFTFLYLFLENTKKALELSYNQLKNSKSISDKLLYADILYTYGRFEESEKIKYEVFKELKDKQSLSSEDAYDFLRVADEYLSSMQYLELLEKYKNNISLESYNDLYFSHLLKTDHHPKLEYLMKRHSYNLRPWMQLNLALWANDKYWQYNLLEKFANILPIRDRVTAFTETGQIDKAMYYGYKGLDENPEDYLLYKQQRDLITTYRPKVEILTNYTDRAGVKDISKDIFMQAKPKEGLYMFVRYKGSNPFSVDSLKMINVPDRSDISIGFKKVFDGGEISFIVGSLKTLSSNLYLDIQFRRYIKNKTYFGGELGKNIPADDTLFLYYGGMKDMLSFNFSHSFNNRTGFYINPSYDIYHSSDGKKIGTSFNLYDEIYYKLRVGYPDYTFRLYSSHGKYNEKDGYKGNIEKLSPYQNTRFLPQSFNLIGIGFSFGYDNDTNYVRVWRPFFSADITYNDITGLGYGFSGGVGGGLFRQDNLSLGFRYIQGFKGTADKYFNSYLRYILFY, from the coding sequence ATGACGTTTAATAAAGTTAAATTTATTGCTTTAATGGTAATAGGGATACTTTTGTTGTCTTCTTTTTCATATGCAAGCGAGGAATTCTATACTGTCCAAGTAGGAAGTTTTATAGATTTCGAAAACGCACAGAAACAGGTTGAAGCTTTAAAACAAAATCTGGATAAGGACAAACATAAATCTATTAGAATAGTGAAATACGAAAAATTTTATAGAGTACGTGTAGGTAAATTTAAGGACATACTCGATGCAAAGATTTTTTATCAAACTATTTCTTCCCTATTTCCAAATGCGATAATTCTAAAAGATTCTATAACTAATGAAGATGTTGTTGTAAAACATGATCAAGAAGGCTCTTACCCATCGGAAGTTAACAAAGAGCTGCCAAAACAAATCAAAATCGGCAAAGTTTATGATGAAGAGCTTTTAAAACTTCTTTTGATTACGTTCTTAGGAAATCAAGATTTAGAAAATGCTTATATAGTTGCAAAAAAAGGAGCTGAATTATTTCCTAACAATCCATATTGGTTAAAAAGCTTAGGACAGGTTGCAATCTGGACAAAGAGACCTGCAGAAGGTATAGAAGCCTACTTAAAGCTATATCAAATAACTAAGAATGAAAACACAAAAAGAGAACTGTTTAACCTTGCTTTAGCAACAAATAGGTTTGATATAGCAACAAATTTGGTAGAAAAGGATGCGTTAAGTGGCAAATTTAACGATTTAAAAACTTTGCTTTATATCTATCAACAAGCTGGAGAAGTAAAAAAGCTTACAGAAATTTTAGAAACTATGTATGAAAAGGATAAAAACATAGATATATTAAGAAACTTAACAATGATCCTTTATAATTATGGAGATTTAGACAAAGCCTCAAAATATGGTGAAATTCTATATAATAGACAAGATAAAAACTATAGAGATGTTTTACTTTATTCAAACATACTGTATGCAAAAAAAGATTTAAAAAAATCCTTAGAAGTTTTAAAATCATACCTTCCTAATATAACTGTTAGTAAAGACATAGAAGAAGATAGATTAGAGTATCTTTACACGCTATCAGACTTGGCTTGGGCTTTAAGAAATTTTGATACATCAATCAATATTGCTGCCCAGCTTGATAAGATTGGCAAGGGAAGGCTTGCAGAATATATTAGGCTGTATACATACTTTTATTATAAAAAAGAATATAAACTATCCGCCGATTATGCTTTAAAGGGCTATGAAAAATATAAAGATTCTTATTTGTTATCCGGCTATATAGAAAGTTTATACCTGACTAATGACTATCAAAAAATAGTTGAATTTATAGAAAGCAATAAAATTGATTATAACTCTTCTGCTTTGATACTATCTAGATACATAAGCAGTTTATTAAAGTTAAATCAAACACAAAAAGCGTTAAATATTGCAAAAAATGTATTGGATAAAAAGTTTGACTCTCAAATCATTTCTGAGCTAATTTTTGCTTCAATAGAGTCTTCTAATCAAAATCTTGCTAAGTATATAGCAAATAATTATAAAAAATATGAGACATTAGTTCCAAAATCTTTCACATTTTTATATCTCTTTTTAGAAAACACAAAAAAAGCTCTTGAATTGTCTTATAATCAGCTTAAAAATAGCAAATCTATCTCTGATAAGTTGCTTTACGCAGATATACTTTACACATATGGTAGATTTGAAGAAAGCGAGAAAATAAAGTATGAAGTATTTAAAGAGCTTAAAGATAAGCAAAGTCTATCATCAGAAGATGCCTACGATTTTTTGAGAGTAGCTGATGAGTATTTATCTTCAATGCAATATTTAGAACTGCTTGAAAAGTATAAAAATAACATTTCATTAGAATCTTATAATGACCTTTATTTTTCTCATCTTCTTAAAACAGACCATCATCCAAAGCTAGAGTATTTAATGAAAAGGCATAGCTACAACTTACGCCCATGGATGCAGTTAAATTTAGCTTTATGGGCAAATGATAAGTATTGGCAATACAATCTTCTTGAAAAATTTGCTAACATCCTGCCTATTAGAGATAGAGTAACTGCATTTACCGAGACTGGTCAAATTGATAAAGCTATGTATTATGGATATAAAGGACTGGATGAAAACCCAGAAGATTATTTATTATACAAACAACAAAGAGATTTAATCACAACTTATAGGCCAAAAGTTGAAATATTAACAAACTATACAGATAGAGCCGGCGTTAAAGACATCTCTAAAGATATATTTATGCAAGCTAAACCAAAAGAAGGCTTATATATGTTTGTTAGGTATAAAGGTTCAAATCCGTTTAGTGTTGATAGTCTAAAAATGATTAACGTTCCTGATAGAAGTGATATCTCAATTGGTTTTAAAAAGGTGTTTGATGGCGGAGAGATAAGCTTTATCGTAGGTTCGTTGAAAACTCTTTCATCAAACTTGTATTTAGATATTCAATTTAGAAGATACATAAAAAATAAAACTTATTTTGGTGGAGAGCTTGGTAAAAATATACCAGCTGATGACACATTATTTTTATATTACGGTGGAATGAAAGATATGTTAAGTTTCAACTTTTCTCACAGTTTTAATAATAGAACTGGCTTTTATATAAATCCATCTTACGATATCTATCACTCCTCTGATGGAAAAAAAATAGGAACCTCTTTTAATTTGTATGATGAGATTTATTACAAGCTCAGAGTTGGTTATCCTGATTATACGTTTAGACTTTATTCATCGCACGGTAAGTATAATGAAAAAGATGGATATAAAGGAAACATTGAAAAACTGTCTCCATATCAAAATACTAGATTTCTACCACAATCTTTTAATTTAATTGGAATTGGATTTTCTTTTGGATATGATAATGATACAAATTACGTAAGAGTTTGGAGACCATTTTTCAGTGCTGATATAACGTATAATGATATTACAGGTTTAGGATATGGATTTTCTGGTGGAGTAGGCGGTGGTTTATTTAGACAGGATAATTTAAGCTTAGGATTTAGATATATCCAAGGATTTAAAGGTACAGCAGATAAGTATTTCAATAGCTACTTAAGATATATTTTATTTTACTAA
- the purM gene encoding phosphoribosylformylglycinamidine cyclo-ligase, with the protein MTYKDAGVDIEKADKFVEEIKGFVQKTFTKNVITPIGGFASAYLLEISKYKNPVITSSTDGVGTKLKIAQQLNKHDTIGIDLVAMCVNDLVTTTSKPLFFLDYFATGKLKPETAVEVIKGIAKGCELAECSLVGGETAEMPGMYKDDEYDLAGFAVGIVEKEKMLDGSKTEKGNILIGIASSGVHSNGYSLVRKIIEVKGYSYKDYFQEFGKTLGEELLTPTKIYVKTILTLAERIDIKSIAHITGGGIPGNLIRVIRPGLKAVIEEGSWEVLPIFKWIEKEGHVPKEDMYKTFNMGIGMILAIDKKDEKEAIQLLEDLGEKPYIIGYLEEGERSVNII; encoded by the coding sequence ATTACATACAAAGATGCTGGCGTAGACATAGAAAAGGCTGATAAGTTTGTAGAAGAGATTAAAGGTTTTGTTCAAAAAACATTCACGAAAAATGTAATCACACCAATCGGGGGCTTTGCATCTGCATACTTACTTGAAATAAGTAAATATAAAAATCCTGTTATCACATCTTCAACTGATGGGGTAGGGACAAAATTAAAAATAGCTCAACAGCTTAATAAACATGACACAATCGGCATTGACCTTGTGGCTATGTGTGTTAACGATTTAGTAACAACTACATCAAAACCTTTATTCTTTCTGGATTATTTTGCAACCGGTAAATTAAAGCCTGAAACAGCGGTAGAAGTTATAAAAGGTATAGCAAAAGGCTGTGAACTGGCTGAATGTAGCTTGGTAGGCGGTGAAACTGCTGAAATGCCCGGCATGTACAAAGATGATGAGTATGACTTGGCGGGTTTTGCCGTTGGTATTGTAGAAAAAGAAAAAATGCTTGATGGTAGCAAAACAGAAAAAGGAAATATACTTATAGGCATTGCATCCTCAGGGGTTCATAGTAATGGCTATTCCTTAGTTAGAAAGATTATAGAAGTAAAAGGATATTCTTATAAAGATTATTTCCAAGAATTTGGAAAAACGTTGGGGGAAGAGCTATTAACTCCAACAAAAATTTATGTTAAAACAATCTTAACCTTGGCTGAAAGAATAGATATAAAATCCATAGCACACATTACAGGCGGTGGAATACCGGGAAATCTTATAAGAGTAATTAGACCGGGTTTAAAAGCTGTTATAGAAGAAGGCTCATGGGAAGTTTTACCAATCTTCAAATGGATTGAGAAAGAAGGACACGTTCCAAAGGAAGATATGTATAAAACATTCAACATGGGTATAGGAATGATTTTAGCAATTGATAAAAAGGATGAAAAAGAAGCTATTCAATTGCTCGAAGATTTAGGAGAAAAACCTTATATAATTGGCTATTTAGAAGAAGGTGAAAGAAGTGTTAACATTATTTGA
- a CDS encoding phosphatidylglycerophosphatase A has protein sequence MSLKDHIALFLATSFYLGKFPIAPGTVGTLGAIPFFYLYWDKGLLAQISITLSVFFIGIWASYEVSQKYNDKDPSFVSIDEIAGYMVTMLGINTANIPLNQALMYFLLGFVIFRIVDILKPPPIKTLEKYPMGIGIMADDILAGVYSWIILHALIYFFKF, from the coding sequence ATGAGTTTAAAAGACCATATTGCACTATTTTTAGCCACTTCATTTTACTTGGGTAAATTTCCCATCGCACCCGGAACGGTTGGAACACTGGGAGCGATACCGTTTTTTTATTTATACTGGGACAAAGGGCTTTTAGCTCAAATCTCTATCACTTTATCTGTGTTTTTTATTGGCATCTGGGCATCTTATGAAGTAAGTCAAAAGTATAATGATAAAGACCCGTCTTTTGTAAGCATTGATGAGATAGCCGGCTATATGGTAACTATGCTTGGAATCAATACAGCAAACATACCTTTAAATCAAGCTCTGATGTATTTCTTACTTGGCTTTGTTATTTTTAGAATAGTAGATATTCTTAAGCCACCACCAATTAAAACCTTAGAAAAATACCCAATGGGAATTGGCATTATGGCTGATGATATTTTAGCCGGTGTTTACAGCTGGATAATCTTACACGCATTGATATACTTCTTTAAATTTTAA
- a CDS encoding 4Fe-4S binding protein — translation MQATMEKTSCPQPSYFEKNKFTILRNIAYLTVIFLLIIIPIFKIAKIDIARNEAYIFGNPVTVAEGLAPVIFAIGIFAILVIILNLILGRVFCGWICPGGWFAEVQEKIRRMTWTPKSPTTSKIFYIVFTLITSVLFSLLFLNWVTDLRVFFYKTNPAFIPMWIVFLGMTGMFYFELFIGKRWCRVFCPTGIYQKITPYHHLYKPTLVNVDACTDCRECVKNCPMALDPRRMAYIQDFYKGIAACIECYNCIDSCTKAQSEKCLPVAMGIVKELPPRDPDFISGKSLNKH, via the coding sequence ATGCAAGCAACTATGGAAAAAACAAGCTGTCCGCAACCAAGCTACTTTGAGAAAAATAAGTTTACAATTTTAAGAAACATTGCATATCTGACTGTTATATTTTTATTGATTATTATTCCTATCTTCAAGATAGCAAAAATAGATATTGCAAGAAATGAAGCTTATATTTTTGGAAATCCTGTGACAGTAGCCGAAGGTTTAGCACCGGTTATCTTTGCAATTGGTATATTTGCAATTCTTGTGATTATTTTAAATCTTATTCTTGGAAGAGTATTTTGTGGGTGGATTTGCCCCGGTGGATGGTTTGCTGAAGTTCAAGAAAAAATAAGAAGAATGACCTGGACTCCAAAATCTCCAACAACAAGTAAAATCTTTTATATTGTATTTACTCTTATAACATCTGTTTTATTCTCTTTGCTTTTCTTAAACTGGGTCACAGATTTAAGAGTCTTTTTCTACAAAACAAACCCTGCATTTATTCCTATGTGGATTGTTTTTCTTGGAATGACTGGAATGTTTTATTTTGAACTTTTCATCGGTAAAAGATGGTGCAGGGTTTTCTGTCCGACAGGAATTTACCAAAAGATTACTCCATATCACCATTTATATAAACCTACGTTAGTTAATGTAGATGCTTGTACAGACTGTAGAGAATGCGTTAAAAACTGCCCTATGGCATTAGACCCAAGAAGAATGGCTTACATTCAAGACTTTTATAAAGGAATTGCAGCTTGTATAGAATGTTATAATTGTATAGATTCTTGCACAAAAGCTCAATCTGAAAAATGCCTGCCTGTAGCAATGGGCATTGTGAAAGAATTACCTCCAAGAGACCCAGATTTTATATCTGGAAAATCTCTGAATAAGCATTAA
- the purN gene encoding phosphoribosylglycinamide formyltransferase encodes MSKNLVVLISGRGSNLKAILEAIKSGKINAKVSLVLSNKKDAKGLEIAKEYGIKAKFIDPSFFETRRGYDIYIAELIKKENPDFVVLAGYMRILSDEFIDAFEGRIVNIHPSLVPAFQGKNAQKQALDYGSLITGCSVHFVTKELDNGPVIVQAAVPVLPDDTEESLSNRILEYEHKIYPQAIKWLVEDRVVVSGRKVIVKDAKYGTLPVNPSLEDF; translated from the coding sequence ATGTCAAAAAATTTAGTAGTTCTTATATCCGGAAGAGGAAGCAATCTAAAAGCCATTTTAGAAGCTATAAAATCCGGGAAGATAAATGCTAAGGTATCTTTAGTTTTGTCAAACAAAAAGGATGCAAAAGGGCTTGAAATAGCAAAAGAGTATGGCATAAAAGCAAAATTTATAGACCCATCATTTTTCGAAACAAGAAGGGGATATGACATATACATAGCAGAACTGATTAAAAAAGAAAATCCAGACTTTGTGGTTTTGGCTGGATATATGAGAATCTTGTCAGATGAGTTTATAGATGCTTTTGAAGGTAGAATTGTAAACATACACCCTTCTTTAGTACCAGCTTTTCAAGGTAAAAACGCACAAAAGCAAGCCTTAGATTATGGTTCTTTGATAACCGGATGTTCTGTTCATTTTGTAACTAAGGAACTTGACAATGGACCTGTAATAGTTCAAGCAGCGGTTCCGGTTTTGCCGGATGACACAGAAGAGAGTTTATCCAATAGAATTTTAGAGTATGAGCATAAGATTTATCCACAGGCTATTAAATGGTTAGTTGAAGATAGAGTGGTGGTAAGTGGTAGAAAAGTAATTGTAAAAGATGCAAAATATGGCACTTTACCGGTAAATCCATCTCTTGAAGATTTTTAA